One Phyllobacterium sp. T1293 DNA window includes the following coding sequences:
- a CDS encoding GNAT family N-acetyltransferase: MIRFRPMLKTEFEAYYLGYFIPDYAAEISSNYGLSSDEAIAQAKREIAEDLPNGPETEGQTLVCILDVQDGDEQVVGYLWFRADPVSSSAFINDIYVFPHFQNKGYGKATLNALQDVLDEMGIQHLRLRVAADNERAKHVYEATGFRLTGFNMTKRIGKG; this comes from the coding sequence ATGATCAGATTCAGACCAATGCTCAAAACTGAGTTTGAAGCTTACTATCTTGGCTATTTTATCCCTGACTATGCGGCCGAGATTTCGTCGAATTATGGTCTTTCGAGCGATGAGGCAATTGCTCAAGCCAAGCGCGAGATTGCAGAAGACTTGCCAAATGGCCCGGAAACAGAAGGCCAGACGCTGGTCTGTATTCTTGATGTTCAAGATGGCGATGAACAGGTTGTCGGTTATCTCTGGTTTCGCGCTGACCCCGTATCAAGCTCGGCCTTCATCAATGATATTTATGTCTTTCCCCATTTTCAGAACAAAGGTTATGGCAAGGCTACCCTGAACGCGCTTCAGGACGTATTGGACGAGATGGGTATTCAACACCTGCGTCTGCGCGTGGCCGCCGATAACGAACGGGCCAAACATGTTTATGAAGCCACCGGATTTCGTCTCACCGGTTTCAATATGACCAAGCGGATTGGCAAAGGGTAA
- a CDS encoding MFS transporter produces the protein MSDQTCQSPQALPITTPAPEIQKTGPNFRIIALIIASAMFMEQLDATVLATALPTMARDFGVQPQSMSLALTSYLLSLAIFIPASGKIADRFGSRTVFSAAIAVFVFGSILCAQAPDLRFLVGARIVQGLGGAMMLPVGRLVLLRSVARKDFVSATSWLLIPALVGPILGPPVGGLIVTYFDWRWIFYINVPIGCIGFILVSRFIANVKGESDGRFDFLGFLLSGISLGSFLFGFEMASRPGETEQAALLVVIGVVFGVGYLAHAKRHPSPILDFSLMRISSFNTSVIAGSLTRITQGAQPFLLPLMLQLGFGLSAARAGGIVVATAVGSMLMKVVAPKILRRVGFRSGLIVNGLVATFGYALCAAFRPDWPLPLIFGILMCCGFFMSFQFTAYNTVAYDEIGRERMSSATSFYTTFQQLMLSLGICVGALALSGSMLVRSHAAPELGDFSAAFLVVTAISLTATIWNLRFSRSAGSDISGHTKGVAKAPAE, from the coding sequence ATGTCGGACCAAACTTGCCAGAGCCCGCAGGCTCTGCCGATTACGACCCCAGCGCCTGAAATCCAGAAGACAGGTCCGAATTTCCGCATCATCGCGCTCATTATCGCCAGTGCCATGTTTATGGAACAGCTCGATGCAACGGTGCTTGCAACGGCATTGCCGACCATGGCCCGCGATTTCGGCGTGCAGCCGCAATCGATGAGTCTCGCTCTCACCTCATATCTGCTTAGTCTTGCCATCTTTATTCCGGCGAGTGGCAAGATCGCCGACCGGTTCGGATCACGGACAGTTTTCAGCGCCGCCATAGCCGTTTTTGTCTTCGGTTCGATTCTTTGCGCGCAGGCACCGGATTTGCGTTTTCTCGTTGGTGCGCGCATTGTTCAGGGACTTGGCGGTGCCATGATGTTGCCAGTTGGCCGTCTCGTGCTTCTGCGCAGCGTCGCACGCAAGGATTTTGTCTCGGCGACATCCTGGTTGCTGATACCCGCGCTTGTAGGTCCAATTCTCGGGCCGCCGGTTGGCGGATTGATCGTCACTTATTTCGACTGGCGCTGGATTTTCTATATCAACGTGCCAATCGGCTGCATTGGATTTATCCTCGTCTCGCGTTTCATTGCAAATGTGAAAGGCGAATCCGATGGCCGCTTCGATTTCCTCGGCTTCCTGCTGTCGGGTATTTCACTTGGATCGTTCCTTTTCGGCTTCGAAATGGCCAGTCGCCCCGGTGAAACTGAACAGGCCGCGCTGCTTGTTGTCATCGGTGTTGTGTTTGGCGTTGGTTATCTGGCACATGCCAAGCGCCATCCCTCCCCCATTCTCGACTTCTCGCTTATGCGTATCAGCAGTTTCAATACATCAGTGATTGCAGGTTCGCTCACCCGCATCACGCAAGGCGCACAGCCATTCCTGCTGCCACTCATGCTGCAATTGGGCTTTGGCCTTTCTGCAGCACGCGCTGGCGGTATTGTTGTGGCAACAGCGGTGGGCTCAATGTTGATGAAGGTAGTTGCGCCGAAGATTCTCAGGCGGGTTGGGTTTCGCTCGGGCCTCATCGTCAATGGTCTGGTCGCGACATTCGGCTATGCGCTTTGTGCCGCGTTCCGTCCGGATTGGCCCCTGCCCCTGATCTTCGGCATATTGATGTGCTGCGGATTTTTCATGTCGTTCCAGTTCACAGCCTATAACACCGTCGCCTATGACGAGATCGGACGCGAACGCATGAGTTCGGCGACCAGTTTCTACACAACGTTCCAGCAGCTCATGCTGTCGCTTGGCATCTGTGTCGGTGCTTTGGCGCTATCCGGGTCGATGCTGGTCAGAAGCCATGCAGCGCCTGAACTTGGTGATTTCTCCGCGGCTTTCCTCGTTGTGACAGCGATCTCATTGACGGCGACAATCTGGAATCTACGCTTTTCGCGGTCAGCAGGATCAGACATCAGCGGCCATACGAAGGGCGTAGCCAAGGCTCCGGCTGAATGA
- a CDS encoding aminotransferase-like domain-containing protein, with amino-acid sequence MGDWDALYATRTKNMRASEIRELLKLLDQPDIISFAGGIPDPALFPKEAIKEAYDAIISKNADVALQYSVSEGYRPLREWLVTHMASIGVPCSIDNIVITTGSQQALDYLGKLFISPGDTVLTTWPTYLGALQAFNAYEPRYDRLNPEQGNMTPAAYRDGAKAAGGDVRLAYLTADFCNPTGETVSRDGRIRLIELAHELDIPLIEDAAYQALRFDGEPVPSMLALDCEREGNIDSTRVIYSGSFSKTLTPGLRVGWICAAKPVVAKLVLIKQAADLHSPTINQMAIHHVAERSFDKQVEKVRDSYRKRRDYMLDALARFMPEGVTWTKPEGGMFVWVTLPEGMDGAALLAKALQKVRVAFVPGFAFFADGTGKNTIRLNFSLPNKEAIETGISRLGKLIAEEVA; translated from the coding sequence ATGGGCGATTGGGATGCTCTCTACGCTACGCGTACAAAAAACATGCGTGCGTCCGAGATACGTGAACTGCTGAAGCTGCTTGATCAGCCCGATATCATATCCTTTGCTGGCGGTATTCCGGACCCTGCCCTCTTCCCCAAGGAAGCGATCAAAGAAGCCTACGACGCGATCATCAGCAAGAATGCGGACGTTGCTCTGCAGTACTCGGTGAGTGAAGGCTATCGCCCGCTGCGCGAATGGCTGGTCACGCATATGGCGTCAATCGGTGTGCCCTGCAGCATCGACAATATTGTCATCACGACAGGCTCGCAGCAGGCTCTCGATTATCTCGGCAAGCTGTTCATATCGCCCGGCGACACTGTTCTGACGACATGGCCCACCTATCTCGGCGCGCTGCAGGCGTTCAACGCTTACGAGCCGCGCTATGACCGTCTCAACCCTGAGCAGGGAAACATGACGCCCGCTGCCTATCGCGACGGTGCAAAGGCTGCTGGCGGTGATGTCAGGCTCGCCTATCTCACAGCTGATTTCTGCAACCCGACAGGCGAAACGGTCAGCCGTGATGGCCGCATCCGATTGATTGAACTGGCGCACGAACTCGACATACCGCTGATTGAAGATGCCGCCTATCAGGCATTGCGTTTTGATGGCGAACCTGTCCCCTCAATGCTTGCTCTTGACTGCGAGCGGGAAGGAAATATTGACAGCACTCGGGTCATCTATTCCGGCAGTTTCTCCAAGACACTTACACCCGGTTTGCGTGTTGGCTGGATATGCGCCGCAAAGCCGGTGGTTGCCAAGCTGGTCCTGATCAAACAGGCCGCTGATCTTCACAGTCCAACCATAAATCAGATGGCGATCCATCATGTGGCTGAGCGGTCATTCGACAAACAGGTGGAGAAGGTTCGCGACAGTTACCGCAAGCGCCGGGATTATATGCTGGATGCCCTCGCCCGCTTCATGCCTGAAGGTGTGACATGGACAAAGCCTGAGGGCGGCATGTTCGTCTGGGTAACTTTGCCTGAAGGTATGGACGGTGCAGCCCTCCTCGCCAAGGCGTTGCAGAAAGTACGGGTGGCGTTTGTTCCCGGCTTTGCATTCTTTGCCGATGGCACGGGTAAGAACACCATCCGGCTCAATTTCTCCCTGCCCAACAAGGAAGCAATTGAAACGGGTATTTCCCGGCTTGGAAAACTGATTGCTGAAGAGGTCGCCTAG
- a CDS encoding sensor histidine kinase — MSEKWRPRLGLVVLVILMTVMVLPFVGLFFFRLYENQLIRQTEAELIAQGAAIAAIYAREVRDADIPREKLGAMPAPAAGSSVDERYHPIEPRLDLAIDPVLPRRPDSVPAAVDPVFVAIGARLTGILTDTQTITLAGFRLLDPSGVVIAGSGETGKSLAGIEEVRTALTGTYASALRTRVLDSPVPPIYSVSRGTRVRVFAAIPVIVGDRVAGVVYASRTPNNIVKHLYSERGKVILAALTILGVTLIIAFVFIRTISRPIYELIDRTARISAGDRNAIGPLHHHGTREMAELSNAFLDMAHKLQARSDTIRTFATHVSHELKSPLTAIQGAAELLRDAGDEMGQEKRVRFYSNIIADTDRLNRLVRRLIELARAESMHLTGETTSLGEVVEMLVPDRRMPVEIDVGADIRFRMSAENAAIILSNLADNSARHGATRFTLNAVAGPEVVTLTASDDGSGISPGNKGRIFEPFFTTRRESGGTGLGLGIAAALVRGHDGTIELQGTTAGARFAIRLPAA, encoded by the coding sequence ATGAGTGAGAAATGGCGACCACGACTTGGACTGGTGGTACTCGTCATCCTGATGACAGTCATGGTCCTGCCCTTTGTCGGCCTGTTTTTCTTTCGCCTCTATGAAAACCAGCTCATCCGGCAAACGGAGGCTGAGCTTATCGCGCAGGGAGCCGCTATCGCAGCGATCTATGCGCGTGAAGTACGCGATGCTGATATTCCCCGTGAAAAGCTTGGCGCAATGCCTGCTCCTGCGGCTGGAAGCAGCGTGGACGAACGCTACCACCCCATCGAGCCACGCCTCGACCTTGCTATTGATCCCGTTCTGCCGCGCAGACCGGATTCTGTTCCAGCTGCGGTTGATCCCGTCTTCGTTGCAATCGGCGCGCGCCTTACGGGAATTCTGACCGATACCCAGACAATCACACTTGCCGGTTTCCGGCTGCTTGATCCTTCCGGAGTCGTCATTGCCGGAAGCGGCGAAACCGGCAAGTCACTCGCGGGTATTGAGGAGGTGCGTACAGCACTGACCGGCACCTATGCCAGTGCATTGCGCACGCGTGTTCTGGATTCGCCGGTTCCGCCAATCTACTCGGTCAGCCGGGGCACGCGCGTGCGCGTCTTTGCAGCAATCCCCGTCATTGTTGGGGATCGCGTTGCGGGCGTTGTTTACGCGTCCAGAACTCCCAATAACATTGTCAAACACCTCTACAGCGAACGCGGCAAGGTGATACTGGCCGCCCTTACCATATTGGGTGTCACGCTGATTATCGCCTTTGTCTTTATCCGAACCATCAGCCGGCCAATCTACGAGTTGATCGACCGGACAGCGCGAATTTCCGCCGGTGACAGAAATGCTATTGGACCATTGCACCATCACGGGACGCGTGAAATGGCCGAGCTTTCAAATGCATTTCTTGATATGGCGCACAAGCTGCAGGCCCGGTCAGACACAATACGAACATTTGCCACCCATGTTTCGCATGAACTCAAATCGCCTCTGACTGCAATCCAAGGTGCAGCTGAACTGCTTCGTGATGCCGGAGACGAGATGGGACAGGAAAAGCGAGTCCGGTTTTACAGCAATATCATTGCCGATACGGACAGGTTGAACCGTCTGGTCCGCCGATTGATCGAACTCGCCCGCGCCGAGAGCATGCATTTAACCGGCGAAACAACCTCGCTTGGTGAAGTGGTTGAAATGCTTGTTCCGGACAGGCGAATGCCAGTTGAGATTGATGTTGGCGCAGACATCCGCTTTCGCATGTCTGCCGAGAACGCGGCTATCATCCTTTCCAATCTGGCCGATAATTCCGCGCGCCATGGCGCCACGCGCTTTACGCTCAATGCTGTGGCGGGGCCAGAGGTTGTAACCCTTACGGCAAGTGATGATGGCAGCGGGATTTCACCCGGCAATAAAGGCCGTATCTTCGAACCTTTCTTTACCACACGGCGCGAAAGCGGTGGTACCGGTCTCGGACTTGGTATTGCCGCAGCATTGGTCAGGGGTCATGACGGCACGATCGAGCTGCAGGGCACCACCGCGGGGGCCCGTTTTGCAATCAGGCTCCCCGCAGCATAG
- a CDS encoding response regulator transcription factor → MAQRILVADDDPHIREVICFALEKAGMITDVAADGIAALRMAQQKAPDLLVMDIGMPEMDGLDVCRELRKTSNVPILFLSARDEEIDRILGLEMGGDDYVTKPFSPRELVARVNVILRRARPAATEIGPDPKPLIHGLLTLDPARHSVNFSGHDLDFTSIEFAMIKSLLNKPAHVLSRDQIMGASRAVNIHVSDRTVDSHIRNIRAKFAAAGCADAIETVHGVGFRLGRCGL, encoded by the coding sequence ATGGCGCAACGCATTCTTGTGGCAGATGACGACCCGCATATTCGCGAAGTGATCTGCTTTGCGTTGGAAAAAGCCGGTATGATAACGGATGTCGCGGCAGATGGTATTGCCGCGCTGCGCATGGCCCAGCAGAAGGCTCCTGATCTTCTGGTGATGGATATTGGTATGCCGGAGATGGACGGGCTCGACGTCTGCCGTGAGCTACGCAAGACATCGAATGTCCCGATCCTGTTTCTCTCGGCCCGTGATGAAGAAATTGATCGCATTCTCGGGCTGGAGATGGGTGGCGATGACTATGTGACAAAGCCGTTCAGCCCGCGTGAACTGGTTGCGCGGGTCAATGTCATCCTGCGGCGGGCCCGCCCAGCTGCCACCGAAATCGGACCGGACCCAAAACCCTTGATCCATGGTCTTCTGACACTTGATCCCGCCCGGCATTCCGTAAACTTTTCCGGGCATGACCTCGATTTCACCTCGATCGAATTCGCCATGATCAAAAGCTTGCTGAATAAACCGGCCCATGTGTTAAGCCGCGACCAGATCATGGGTGCCAGTCGCGCGGTCAATATTCATGTTTCCGATCGAACGGTGGACAGCCATATCCGCAATATTCGTGCCAAATTTGCCGCTGCAGGCTGTGCGGACGCCATTGAAACGGTTCACGGGGTTGGCTTCCGGCTTGGCCGGTGCGGCCTATGA
- a CDS encoding DUF4153 domain-containing protein: MITSRTLQPSFPTRMGLALFLTAAADFLLFDQYVGVSLLILAVLLATAIIIANPAPAKGGALAIRLTLLIIGLAPLLEDITGLSISIAIISLGLFALATAKRLRTGVASIARQVAIFLLVAPIRFIRDFIRWRTVIRRVGKRAIRFASIAVWLMPLILAGVFITLFGIANPVIEHWLSLIDFWAIFDIIGIWRSLFWLLFIAGSWAFLRPRLQIRRMRNERKSLVNPLASVPSMKMDGTDIEDIVFGKGAILRALLLFNALFAIQTALDATYLWGGAALPDGVTYSSYAHSGAYPLIATALLAAGFVLVAMRPGSATSANRRIRALVYLWTAQNVVLVISSMLRLDLYVSIYSLTYWRMAAFIWMLLVAAGLVLIMVRIALGKSNEWLFAANLLTLSATLYVCCFINFAALIAGYNVKHSRAMNGGEFNVDITYLTLLGPDAIPAMDSMIAAIPPADVQTARMLEEERQGLVRQQRRYFENWRAWTFRGWRLSRYLEANPTSPSRPDFVPGEH; the protein is encoded by the coding sequence ATGATCACATCCAGAACACTCCAACCGAGTTTTCCAACGCGAATGGGACTTGCCCTTTTCCTGACCGCCGCCGCTGATTTTCTGCTTTTTGACCAATATGTCGGGGTGTCGCTGCTGATTCTGGCCGTGCTGCTTGCAACTGCAATCATTATCGCCAACCCAGCGCCAGCAAAGGGCGGGGCGTTGGCAATCAGACTTACGCTGCTGATCATCGGGCTTGCTCCCCTCCTGGAGGACATCACCGGGCTTTCTATTTCCATCGCCATAATCTCACTCGGCCTTTTTGCACTGGCCACGGCAAAACGCTTGCGTACAGGCGTGGCTTCTATCGCCCGGCAGGTGGCAATATTTCTGCTTGTTGCACCTATCAGGTTCATCAGGGATTTCATTCGCTGGCGAACCGTCATCCGGCGTGTTGGCAAGCGTGCAATCCGCTTTGCCAGTATTGCCGTCTGGTTGATGCCACTCATTCTGGCAGGGGTTTTCATTACCTTGTTTGGCATTGCCAACCCGGTGATCGAGCACTGGCTATCCCTCATTGATTTCTGGGCAATCTTTGACATCATCGGCATATGGCGCAGCCTGTTCTGGCTGCTGTTCATTGCCGGAAGCTGGGCATTCCTGCGCCCACGTCTACAGATCCGGCGCATGCGAAATGAGCGCAAATCACTGGTCAATCCCTTGGCGTCCGTACCATCGATGAAGATGGATGGCACGGATATCGAGGACATTGTCTTTGGCAAGGGAGCAATTCTGCGCGCGCTCCTGCTCTTCAACGCATTGTTTGCAATTCAGACAGCGCTCGATGCCACCTATCTGTGGGGCGGCGCTGCTTTGCCCGATGGTGTGACCTATTCCAGCTACGCCCATAGCGGTGCATATCCGCTGATTGCAACGGCATTGCTCGCTGCCGGATTTGTCCTTGTGGCCATGCGACCGGGCAGTGCGACATCGGCAAACCGCCGCATCCGTGCGCTGGTCTATCTGTGGACAGCCCAGAATGTTGTGCTTGTCATCTCGTCCATGCTGCGTCTTGATCTTTATGTCAGCATCTACTCGCTAACTTATTGGCGTATGGCCGCATTTATCTGGATGCTTCTGGTGGCCGCCGGGCTTGTGTTGATCATGGTTCGCATTGCACTTGGAAAATCGAATGAATGGCTGTTTGCCGCCAATCTTCTGACGCTTTCTGCGACACTTTATGTGTGCTGCTTTATCAATTTCGCGGCTTTAATTGCCGGGTATAACGTAAAACACAGTCGGGCGATGAATGGAGGAGAGTTCAATGTCGATATCACCTACCTCACATTGCTCGGCCCGGACGCTATTCCGGCTATGGATAGCATGATCGCGGCAATACCTCCTGCAGACGTGCAAACGGCGCGTATGCTGGAAGAGGAACGGCAGGGGCTCGTCAGACAACAACGCCGGTATTTCGAGAACTGGCGTGCCTGGACCTTTCGCGGATGGCGTCTTTCCCGCTATCTAGAGGCGAATCCCACGTCACCCTCACGACCGGATTTCGTGCCGGGTGAACACTGA
- a CDS encoding DNA translocase FtsK: MRAAVTLEPDTDPSAPISKRMFSLSANVRFTRTPDAVLNKHRNGTENTLPAVKAAPVPAVKTDKSIAAPKTPMEPARASANVSPEKKTVTPNVAVEKAPAPIEASLLRGPAFPASYATPVVTHAPIVRESRPSLQVAGAQSVPHKSGPLDYLSDFAFWESMEFSGGVAPIPAASASQAVRKIAPDAITALFRVVELRQSHQPDAAMAVPATPMPLPVAPIVPVAPKVVEPAVPLHQPEPVIEKAVIVEPIIVAPEPLVAAVVETAPAPQLAVAVEEKPSRLQVTVRQEQPAIVPARLTPLPVQSYGETYERPPLSLLQEPAERTEVVITQEALEQNAGLLESVLEDFGIRGEIIHVRPGPVVTLYEFEPAPGIKSSRVIGLADDIARSMSALSARVAVVPGRNVIGIELPNAIRETVYFREMIASADFTSTKLKLALCLGKTIGGEPVIAELAKMPHLLVAGTTGSGKSVAINTMILSLLYRLTPEECRLIMVDPKMLELSIYDGIPHLLTPVVTDPKKAVMALKWAVREMEDRYRKMSKLGVRNIDGFNARAAQAKEKGETVMCTVQTGFDKGTGEAIHEQEALDLTPMPYIVVIVDEMADLMMVAGKDIEGAIQRLAQMARAAGIHLIMATQRPSVDVITGTIKANFPTRISFQVTSKIDSRTILGEQGAEQLLGQGDMLHMAGGGRISRVHGPFVSDEEVERVVAHLKAQGRPDYLDTVTADESEEEEPEAETGGAVFDKGAVAAEDGNELYDQAVKVVMRDKKCSTSYIQRRLQIGYNRAASLVERMEKEGLVGPSNHVGKREILSHSRDNAPFANSDMPD, translated from the coding sequence ATGCGGGCGGCCGTTACCCTTGAACCTGATACGGACCCGTCTGCACCTATTTCCAAGCGGATGTTCTCGCTCTCTGCCAATGTACGGTTCACGCGCACACCGGATGCAGTCTTGAACAAGCATCGCAACGGAACAGAAAACACGCTGCCTGCTGTTAAGGCGGCGCCTGTGCCTGCCGTCAAGACAGACAAATCCATTGCCGCGCCAAAAACGCCAATGGAGCCAGCGCGTGCATCTGCGAATGTCTCGCCTGAAAAGAAGACCGTCACGCCAAATGTCGCTGTTGAGAAGGCCCCTGCCCCAATTGAGGCTAGCCTGCTTCGCGGGCCGGCATTTCCTGCAAGCTATGCCACACCCGTAGTGACCCATGCTCCGATCGTTCGCGAGAGCCGGCCCAGCCTGCAGGTGGCTGGCGCGCAGTCCGTGCCGCACAAATCCGGACCACTTGACTATCTCTCGGATTTTGCATTCTGGGAATCGATGGAATTTTCCGGCGGTGTTGCCCCGATCCCCGCTGCGTCCGCATCGCAGGCCGTGCGCAAAATTGCGCCAGATGCCATCACAGCCCTGTTCCGCGTGGTCGAACTGCGCCAGTCGCATCAACCAGACGCCGCAATGGCGGTGCCTGCAACGCCCATGCCATTGCCTGTCGCCCCCATTGTTCCGGTCGCGCCGAAGGTTGTTGAGCCTGCTGTGCCATTGCATCAGCCAGAACCCGTCATTGAAAAAGCGGTGATTGTAGAACCGATCATCGTAGCACCGGAACCGTTGGTTGCGGCTGTTGTGGAAACTGCACCAGCTCCGCAGCTTGCAGTAGCGGTCGAAGAGAAGCCGTCGCGCCTTCAGGTAACGGTTCGTCAGGAGCAGCCCGCTATCGTTCCCGCACGTCTCACACCGCTACCGGTCCAGTCCTATGGCGAAACCTATGAACGCCCGCCGCTGTCCCTGTTGCAGGAACCGGCAGAACGTACGGAAGTGGTCATAACGCAGGAAGCGCTGGAACAGAATGCCGGGCTTCTAGAGAGTGTGCTGGAGGATTTCGGCATACGCGGCGAGATTATTCATGTGCGCCCCGGCCCAGTGGTCACACTTTATGAATTCGAGCCCGCACCCGGGATCAAGTCTTCGCGTGTCATTGGCCTTGCTGACGATATCGCCCGTTCCATGTCTGCCTTGTCGGCTCGTGTTGCGGTAGTACCAGGACGCAATGTCATTGGTATCGAATTGCCGAACGCGATCCGCGAAACCGTATATTTCCGCGAGATGATCGCATCAGCGGATTTCACGAGCACCAAACTCAAGCTGGCGCTTTGCCTTGGTAAGACCATTGGCGGTGAACCTGTGATTGCCGAGCTTGCGAAAATGCCTCATCTGCTGGTGGCCGGTACAACCGGTTCGGGCAAGTCTGTCGCCATCAACACGATGATCCTCTCGCTGCTCTACCGGCTGACACCGGAAGAATGCCGCTTGATCATGGTCGATCCAAAAATGCTGGAACTGTCGATTTATGATGGCATTCCGCACCTGCTGACCCCTGTCGTAACAGACCCCAAAAAGGCCGTTATGGCGTTGAAATGGGCAGTGCGGGAGATGGAGGACCGCTACCGGAAGATGTCGAAACTTGGCGTGCGCAACATTGACGGCTTCAATGCCCGTGCCGCGCAAGCCAAGGAAAAAGGTGAGACGGTGATGTGTACTGTCCAGACCGGCTTCGACAAGGGAACCGGCGAGGCCATTCATGAGCAGGAAGCTCTCGATCTGACGCCGATGCCTTATATAGTGGTCATTGTCGACGAAATGGCCGACCTGATGATGGTGGCGGGCAAGGACATTGAAGGCGCTATTCAGCGGTTGGCCCAGATGGCACGCGCTGCCGGTATCCATCTGATCATGGCAACACAGCGCCCGTCGGTCGATGTTATCACCGGTACGATCAAGGCGAACTTCCCGACCCGCATCTCGTTTCAGGTGACATCGAAGATCGACAGCCGCACCATTCTCGGTGAACAGGGCGCCGAACAGCTGCTCGGTCAGGGCGATATGCTGCACATGGCAGGTGGCGGACGGATTTCCCGTGTACACGGACCCTTCGTTTCTGACGAGGAAGTCGAGCGTGTCGTGGCGCACCTGAAAGCACAGGGCCGTCCTGACTATCTCGATACGGTTACTGCCGATGAGAGTGAAGAGGAAGAACCTGAAGCCGAAACCGGCGGAGCCGTCTTCGACAAGGGCGCTGTTGCGGCTGAAGATGGCAATGAACTCTATGACCAGGCGGTTAAAGTGGTTATGCGGGACAAGAAGTGCTCGACCTCCTACATCCAGCGCCGTTTGCAGATCGGCTATAACAGAGCTGCATCGCTGGTGGAACGCATGGAAAAGGAAGGGCTGGTCGGACCGTCCAACCATGTAGGCAAGCGGGAAATTCTCTCGCACAGCCGGGATAATGCACCATTCGCCAACAGCGATATGCCGGACTAA
- a CDS encoding Hsp70 family protein, which yields MAQALGFDFGTTNTVLALANGTTTRSLSFTNATGTADSMRTALSFMKDPVAGAAALKVEAGHAAIRQFIDNPGESRFLQSIKTFAASALFQGTLIFAKRHTFEDLMEIFVRRLKTYAGDEWPGDVKRIVTGRPVHFAGANPDPALATARYNEALTRFGFPEIHYVYEPVAAAFYFAQNLKADATVLVADFGGGTTDYSLIRFEKKAGKLSATPIGHSGVGIAGDHFDSRMIDSIVAPQIGKGSYFKSFDKTLEVPSSYYANFSRWNQLSIFKTTREFSELKKLVRSSLEPEKLEVFVDLVDHDEGYPLYQAVSATKMALSTAEEAEFNFEPLGRGGRKMIKRSDFEEWIAADLTRIEGALDDVLEKTNTAVGDIDKVFLTGGTSFVPAVRRIFTERFPQDKIESGGELLSIAHGLALIGERDDIPQWTA from the coding sequence ATGGCTCAGGCGCTGGGTTTCGACTTTGGCACGACCAACACGGTTTTGGCATTGGCGAATGGAACAACGACACGCTCATTGTCATTCACCAATGCGACCGGCACGGCCGACAGCATGCGCACGGCGCTGTCCTTCATGAAAGACCCTGTTGCCGGTGCAGCGGCGTTGAAGGTTGAAGCGGGGCATGCGGCAATCCGCCAGTTCATCGATAATCCCGGCGAAAGCCGCTTTTTGCAGTCCATCAAGACATTTGCCGCAAGTGCGCTCTTTCAAGGCACTTTGATTTTTGCCAAGCGCCATACGTTTGAAGATCTGATGGAAATTTTCGTGCGGCGGTTAAAGACCTATGCCGGCGATGAATGGCCAGGCGATGTCAAACGTATTGTTACAGGCAGGCCAGTGCATTTTGCCGGTGCCAATCCCGATCCGGCACTGGCAACCGCGCGCTATAATGAGGCGCTCACCCGTTTTGGCTTTCCTGAAATCCACTATGTGTATGAACCAGTGGCCGCAGCATTTTATTTCGCCCAAAATCTCAAGGCTGATGCGACCGTTCTTGTAGCGGATTTCGGGGGTGGCACGACCGACTATTCGCTCATCCGTTTTGAGAAGAAGGCCGGTAAACTCAGCGCAACGCCAATCGGTCATTCCGGTGTCGGCATTGCAGGGGATCATTTTGACTCCCGGATGATCGACAGCATTGTCGCGCCGCAAATCGGCAAGGGAAGTTATTTCAAGAGCTTCGACAAGACACTCGAAGTGCCCTCCTCCTACTACGCCAATTTCAGCCGCTGGAACCAGCTTTCCATCTTCAAGACAACACGAGAGTTTTCCGAGTTGAAAAAACTGGTCCGTTCCAGCCTTGAGCCGGAGAAGCTCGAGGTTTTCGTTGATCTCGTCGATCACGATGAAGGCTATCCACTCTATCAGGCCGTTTCGGCAACCAAGATGGCGCTGTCTACAGCTGAGGAGGCGGAGTTCAACTTTGAACCATTGGGACGTGGTGGTCGAAAGATGATCAAGCGCAGCGACTTCGAAGAGTGGATTGCGGCTGATCTGACGCGTATTGAAGGCGCGCTTGACGATGTTCTTGAGAAGACCAACACAGCGGTGGGTGATATCGACAAGGTCTTCCTGACCGGGGGTACGTCCTTTGTCCCGGCGGTCCGGCGCATATTCACCGAACGCTTTCCGCAGGACAAAATCGAAAGTGGCGGCGAGCTGCTTTCGATCGCGCATGGGCTAGCGCTCATTGGAGAACGCGACGACATTCCGCAATGGACCGCCTGA